The proteins below are encoded in one region of Kogia breviceps isolate mKogBre1 chromosome 8, mKogBre1 haplotype 1, whole genome shotgun sequence:
- the LOC136794737 gene encoding uncharacterized protein, with product MGSVPFGVTEATGETRSELTLSLAFSSTDVKIPKPREESRGTNCPVNLRVHTDRDAHPLICMCVCVYICIYTYAIDIHKSWYKVAIFLAAIKYASFKTVYLLLANL from the exons ATGGGTTCTGTTCCATTTGGTGTAACTGAAGCAACAGGAGAGACTAGATCAGAACTGACCCTTTCTCTTGCTTTCTCCAGCACAGATG TTAAAATACCAAAACCCAGGGAGGAGTCCCGAGGTACAAATTGCCCAGTCAATCTGCGTGTGCACACAGACAGAGATGCACATCCGCT tatatgtatgtgtgtgtgtgtatatatatgtatatatacatacgcaATTGATATTCACAAGTCCTGGTATAAAGTTGCAATTTTTCTGGCTGCTATAAAATATGCCAGTTTTAAAACTGTTTATTTGTTGCTTGCAaacttataa